The proteins below come from a single Dermacentor albipictus isolate Rhodes 1998 colony chromosome 7, USDA_Dalb.pri_finalv2, whole genome shotgun sequence genomic window:
- the LOC139047325 gene encoding THAP domain-containing protein 1 A-like, whose amino-acid sequence MKCCVLGCSSRSDAKGPDTSFHRFPKQPGLRKLWIEALRRPEGWCPSKWSVVCCLHFSAEDFKDDVTGMRRLNRSAIPMLSRRLKLEEASDTAGGLSGITARTAAPAKNEVTVFVLPVDPRDVQTEEAGILDRAGATSSGQRTAEQSSSEAAVSCSERPHTEKPVHPSLHTIEIVYTPESSREREHTVTPLQKTLEELLRQEVQRYAAINAANKKKIKLLQQSQRRLKRKVADLENEIKSLSQEHDVVMKVLKQ is encoded by the exons GTTTCCAAAACAGCCTGGCCTGAGGAAACTGTGGATTGAGGCGCTACGTCGTCCAGAGGGCTGGTGTCCATCCAAATGGAGTGTTGTTTGCTGCCTGCACTTTAGTGCTGAAGATTTCAAGGATGATGTCACAGGCATGCGAAGACTCAACAGAAGCGCCATACCGATGCTATCCAGG AGACTGAAACTAGAGGAAGCAAGTGACACAGCAGGAGGCCTTTCTGGTATCACTGCCAGAACTGCTGCTCCTGCTAAAAATGAAGTGACGGTATTTGTGCTGCCTGTGGACCCACGAGATGTGCAAACAGAAGAGGCTGGTATACTGGACAGGGCTGGAGCCACGTCGTCAGGACAGAGAACAGCTGAACAAAGCAGTTCTGAAGCTGCT GTGTCCTGCTCTGAGCGCCCACACACTGAAAAACCTGTGCATCCATCCTTACATACCATAGAGATTGTATATACACCCGAAAGCAGCAGAGAAAGGGAGCATACT GTCACGCCTCTACAAAAAACCCTTGAAGAACTTCTACGTCAAGAGGTACAACGGTATGCAGCCATTaatgctgcaaacaagaagaaaatTAAACTTCTCCAGCAATCCCAACGGCGCCTGAAACGCAAAGTAGCTGACCTTGAAAATGAAATCAAGAGCCTTTCACAAGAACATGATGTTGTGATGAAAGTTCTGAAACAATGA